AGTGGGTGAGGGCGGCGTCCTCGAAGATGACCGCTGCACAATCCCGTTGCGGTTCAGCTTGAGGCTCTTCCGCCCCGCATGCGGCAATGGCGAACGCAAGCAGCGCCGCCGCGCGCTTCACTGTCCGAACCCTGCCTCGCCTGCAACCCGTGCCGCTTCCTTCGCCGCAGCGATAAGAGCGCCGGCCTTGTGGCGGCACTCGGCGGCCTCGTAGGCGGGGTCGCTATCGGCGACGATCCCGGCGCCGGCTTGGACGTGCATCACGCCGTCCTTCACCACCGCGGTCCGCAGGACGATGCAGGAGTCGACCGATCCGTCGGGCGCGAAGTAGCCAACGCCGCCGGCGTAAGGGCCGCGTGTTTCGGGTTCTAGCTCGGCGATCACCTGGCAAGCGCGGATCTTGGGTGCGCCCGAGACTGTGCCGGCAGGGAAGCCCGCGAACAACGCGTCCAGGGCGTCCTTCGAAGGATCGAGACGGCCCACCACGTTGCTGACGATGTGCATCACGTGGCTGTAGCGTTCGATGGTGAAGCTCGCGGTGACCTTGACGCTATCGGCGGCCGCGACCCGACCCACGTCATTGCGGCCGAGATCGAGCAGCATCAGGTGTTCGGCGCATTCCTTGGGATCGGCCAGGAGGCTGCGTTCGGCCTCGATATCGTCTTCCTCGGTCGTGCCGCGCGGGCGGGTGCCGGCGATCGGCCTGATGGTGACTTCGCCGTTGCGGACGCGCACCAGGATCTCGGGGCTCGAACCAACAACGGCAAAGCCGGGGAGGTCGAGGAAGTAGAGGAACGGTGACGGGTTAACTCGCCGCAGCGCGCGATAGAGCGCGAATGGCGGCAGCGGAAACGGACAAGTGAAGCGCTGCGCCAGCACGACCTGGAAGATGTCGCCCGCGGTGATGTATTCCTTCGCCTTGAGGACCATCGCCTCATAGTCTTCGGCGGGCATGACCGGTTCGAGCGCCATCTCGGGTAGGCCGAGATCGCGATGAGGTGCAGGCGAGGCCGCACTGAGGCGGGCGAGGGCGGCGTCGATCCGCTCACCGGCGAGTTCGACGGCGCGCTGTGGTTCGCTGCCGTCGGCCCACAGCGGCGCGATGGCGAACAGAGCGTCGCTGAGCCCGTCGAACACGAGGATCAGGGTCGGCCGCGCGAACAGCACGTCGGGGACCGCCAGCTCGCTTTGCGGAGCCCTCGGCAGGTTTTCGACCAGGCCGATCGTCTCGTAGCCGAAATAGCCCACCAGGCAGGCGAGGGCCGGGGGAAGGCCTTTGGGCACGTCGATCCGGCAGCTGTCGGCAAGCTGGCGCAGTTCGGCCAGGCTATCGCCCGGCAGCGGCTCGAAAGCTTCGCGGTCGAGCTTCCAACTACGGTTCACTTCGCACGAATGGCCAGTGGCGCGGAAGACGAGGTCCGGGTCGAGGCCGAGCAGGCTGTAGCGCCCGCGAACCTCGCCGCCTTCGACCGATTCCAGCAGGAAGTCCCCGCGACCGGGCTCGATCAGCTTGAGCGCCGCGCCGACCGGTGTTTCGGTATCGGCGACGAGCTGGCGCCAGACGAGTGCCGGCTCACCAGCGGCAAGCCGGGAGCGAGCCGCCTCGGCGTTCTCGGGGAGCATGGCTGGCAAGGCCGCGCCTCAGTCGGCTTGGGTGCCGGTGAGGGACGCCACCACGGCATCGATCGCCGTCTGGTTGCGTTCCACGCCCACGTCGTCTTGCGCTGCGTTGACGAACTGCTCGACGTATTCCTCCGCGGTGATGCGGCCCAGCTGGTTCAGCGTCGTGGTAAGGATCGGGTCGTTGGCCGGCACTGCGCCTGCCTCGATCTTGTCGAGCTTGACGATGAACCAACCCTCGTCCTGCGGAGCCTCGAGCTTCTTCACCGTGCCTGCGGCCATGCTGAAAAACAGCGCGAGCGACGACGGGACACGGCCGATGCGGGCCATTTCCTGGCGGTCGATGTTGAGTGTTTGCGGTGCGGGGATGGCCTTCTTTTCGGCAGCCACGGCGGCCGCGAGATCAGTCCCTTGAGCGAGGCGCTGCATCACACGTTCAGACGCTGCCTTGGCGGCCTTGGAGCCCTCGTCGCGGCGCCAAAGGGCGATCACGTCAGGCTTGATCTCGGCCAAAGGCGCCGTGGCCGAAGGGGTGATCTCGGTGACCTCGTAGACCAGGACGGTTTGACCCGCGACGATCTCCGTCAGCTGTGGCTGTCCTTCCTCCATGTCGAACGCGACCTTGAGCACTGGGGCCAGCATTTGCGGCAGGGTCTCGGTAGGATTGCCATAGAGCCGGCCGTCGGCCGTTGCCGGAGCGGTGGTGGCGAGCGTGAGCTTGAGTTCCTGGGCCACTTCGCCAAGGCTGCGGCCACCTTCAATCTCTTCTTCGATGCGCGCAGTCATATCGGCAAACGCCGTGCGACGCTGCTCTTCGGCGAGCTCGGCGACGATTTCGCCGCGAGCCTGTTCGAGAGTCCGGCCGGGCACGCGGTCGATCTGGTCGACACGCAGCACGTACCAGCCAAGGCCGCCGCGAGCCGGGGCTGCGAGAGCGCCACGCTCAGTCGCAAAGGCCGCCTGGGCGACTGAGGGCGAGGCCGAAGCGGCGAATTCTGCGCGGGTCGACGGGCCGATGGAGGCCGTGGCCAGGCCCTTCGACCGGGCGGCGGCATCGAGCGCCTTGCCACCTTGGACCTCGGCGACGAGGGCATTGGCGGCGGCCTGCGTCGGGACGATGACCTGAGTAAAGGTGCGGCGCTCTGTCGGTGCGAATTTGGCCTGGTCGCGCTTGAAGCGAGCGGCAATCTGCGCCTCGGTGGGCGCCGGGCGGTTACCCAATGCCTCTTCGCCGAACGTGGCGTAACGGATCACTCGGCGTTCCGGACGCACGAAATTGTTGCGGTTCGCGGTGTAGAATGCCTGCAGTTGGGCTGCCGTCGGATCGCCTTGCGGGGCGAAGGCCGCGCTGGGGATCAAGGCAACGGTGCCATGGCGCCGCTCGCGCAGCAGCGATGCATACTGCTGCACCGCGCTGTGGGGCATGACTGGGCTGAATGTGATCGGCGTGATCAGCTGGCGTGCGAGCAGGCCCATCCCGAGGTCGTTCCGAACCATCGTTTCGCTGAGGCCCTGCTGCGCGATGGCAGCGCGGAATGCGTTTTCGTCAAAGCTTCCGTCGGCGCCCTGGAAGGCTGCGATCTGCACGATCTGGCTGTCGACGAGTCGGTTCCCCGCGCGCATGCCGTGATTCTCTCCGAACACGGCGAGCGAAGTGCGCTGCAGCAACTGCTTCAGCGTCGATTCGAGCCCGCCTGCATTCAGGAACGTCTGCATCGTGAGTGTCGGCTGCTGCTGGCGCTCCCGTTCGAGCGAGGCCGTCAGGTTTTCCTTCAAGTCGGCAGCATCTATCCGCCGGTCGCCCACAACGGCGACGCGATCACCCCCGGAGACTCCGCCGAACACACTGGTGTTCGCGACGTCAGAGCTGGCGAATGCGAGGGCGATCAGGGCGAGAAAGCCCAGCGTGACGACGACGCCGATCTTCGATTTGAAGAAGTTGCGGAAGAACTGGAGCATGAAGAGAGGGGTTTCTCGGCTGATTGCGGTGTTGGCGTAAGACCAAGGAGATAGGGCCCACGCGTTCGAAGGGCGGCTTTATCCCGCATGCGATTTTGCCGCAACAGTCGAACGGGGGTTTCCAGCAGCTGTCAAAAGCTGTTTTGACAACTGAGGCTCGCCGGACTAGCGCGCAGCCGATTCCGGCGCCTGTCGCACCGGGAAAATTCACTTGATATTTAACAGGACCCTTGATGGCCCAGCGCCCTTATATCGTCGGCAATTGGAAGATGCATGGCACGCGTGCCATGCTGTCGGAAGCGCGTGCGATCGATCGTGCCGCCGAACGGCTCTTGAAAGCCGAAGTTGCGATCGCCCCGCCGTTCACCCTCATCCATGCTTCGCGCAAGGAAGCCTCGTTGATCGGTATCGGCGCGCAGGACTGCCATGCGGCCGAAGGCGGCGCGCACACCGGCGACATTTCCGCGGCCATGCTCAAGGATTCGGGCGCAGGTTTCGTGATCGTCGGCCATAGCGAGCGCCGTGCCGACCACGGAGAAACTGACGCTGCGGTAAAGGCGAAGGCTGAAGCGGGTCTCGCCGCAGGCCTGAGCGTGATCGTTTGTGTCGGCGAAACCGAAGCGCAGCGCGACAGCGGCGAGGCTGAAGCTGTCGTAGCTACGCAGCTCGATGGCTCGCTCCCGCGTGGCGAAGGCGTGGCCGAACGCGTCACAGTGGCTTACGAGCCGGTCTGGGCCATCGGCACGGGCCGTACCCCGACGATCGAAGACATCGCCGCCATGCACCGCTCGATCCGCGCTCGCCTCGGCGAGATCTACGGCGAGGCCGGTGCTCAGGTGCGGATCCTCTACGGCGGATCGGTCAAGCCGGAGAACGCCTCGGAAATCCTGGCCACTGAAGAAGTCGGCGGTGCCCTTGTCGGTGGCGCCAGCCTTACAGCGGAGAGCTTCGTCGGCATCATCGTCGCCGCGACAGAACGCGCCGAGTAAGTCCCGCGCTGCCCTTGCGCCCATGTACGGGCGCGCCTAAATGGCCGCGCACGCTAGATTGAGATTTTTCCATGTCGCTGTTCCTCTTCCTCACAGTTATCCAGGCGATCATCGCCGCGGCGCTCGTCGGCATCGTGCTGATGCAGCGTTCCGAAGGCGGCGGCCTCGGTATCGGTGGGGGCGGTAGCCCGGGCGGGCTGATGAACGCGCGCGGCGCGGCTGACTTCATGACTCGCGCCACCAAGTGGCTCGCGATTTGTTTTGTGACTCTGGCGATCGTTCTTGCGGCCCTTGCTGTCGACACGACGACGGGCCGTGACATCGACACTTCGCTCGATCGTAGCGTTGCCCCGGTCCAGGATCCCCTGGCACCGGTGACTCAGACCGGACCGGGGCTCGACCAGCCCGTTGGCGGTGCAGCGACTCCGGCCCAAACGGCGCCGGCGACCAAGGATCCGCTCGCCGGTACGGCCGAGTAACTTCACTTCTCACGCCAACTTGCGGGCATTTGGCCCGTAACCTGTTAAATTCCCCCAGTCGGCCCTTGCGCCGAGTGCATGGGGGCGCTTAAGGCTCGTCTCCCATGGCGCGGTATATTTTCATCACCGGCGGCGTGGTCTCATCGCTTGGTAAGGGACTGATGGCGGCAAGCCTTGCTGCCCTCCTGCAAGCGCGCGGCTACAAGGTCCGCATTCGTAAGTTCGACCCCTATCTAAATGTCGATCCGGGCACGATGAGTCCGTATCAGCATGGTGAGGTCTACGTCACCGATGACGGGGCGGAGACCGACCTCGATCTCGGGCATTACGAACGCTTCACCGGCGTATCCGCGCGACAGAGCGACAACGTCACTTCGGGGCGCATCTATCAGCAGATCATCGCTCGGGAACGGCGCGGGGATTATCTGGGCGCGACCGTCCAGGTCATTCCGCACGTGACCGACGCGATCAAGGAATTCGCGCTCGCGGAAACCGACGACCTCGATTTCGTGCTGTGCGAGATCGGCGGAACCGTCGGCGACATCGAAAGCTTGCCGTTCATCGAGGCGATTCGCCAACTGCGCAACGAGCTTGGGCGCGATAACACCTGCGTGGTCCATGTGACCCTGGTGCCGTACATCTCTGCCGCCGGCGAACTGAAGACCAAGCCTACCCAGCATTCGGTCCGCGAGCTCACCAGCCTGGGCGTCCAGCCTGATTTGCTGCTGTGCCGTTGCGAACACCCCCTGCCGCCGAGCGAACGGGCCAAGATCGCGCTGTTCTGCAACGTCCGCCCGGAAGCGGTGATCCAGGCGCTCGACGCCTCGAGCATCTATGCCGTGCCGCTGCAGTACCACGCCGAAGGCCTCGACGAGCAGGTGCTCAGCCATTTCAGCCTTGAGACTTCGGCTCCAAACCTGTCGCGCTGGACTGACATTGTCGACCGGTACGAGAATCCTGAAGGCGAAGTGACCATCGCGGTGGTCGGCAAATACGTTGGCCTTCCTGACGCTTACAAATCGCTCAACGAAGCCCTGGTGCATGGCGGAATGGCCAACCGGGTACGGGTGAAGATCAAGTGGATCGACGCCGAGATTTTCGAGCAAGCCGATTCGGACATCGCCGCTCAGCTCGAGCCGATGCACGCGATCCTTGTGCCTGGCGGGTTCGGGACACGGGGCTCCGAGGGCAAGATCGCCAGCGTGCGGTTCGCGCGTGAGCGCAATGTGCCGTTCTTCGGTATCTGTCTCGGCATGCAAATGGCCTGCATCGAAGGCGCCCGAAACACTGCCGGGATCTCCGATGCGTCGTCGACCGAATTCGGCGAAACCTCGGAACCCGTCGTTGGCATCATTACCGAATGGATGGGTGCCGAAGGGCTGCAGACACGGTCCGCGGAAGGCGACATGGGCGGAACCATGCGCCTCGGGGCTTATGAGGCGGTTCTTGCCGGGAACAGTCACGTTTCAACGATTTACGGTGGAAC
Above is a genomic segment from Altererythrobacter sp. Root672 containing:
- the tpiA gene encoding triose-phosphate isomerase, which translates into the protein MAQRPYIVGNWKMHGTRAMLSEARAIDRAAERLLKAEVAIAPPFTLIHASRKEASLIGIGAQDCHAAEGGAHTGDISAAMLKDSGAGFVIVGHSERRADHGETDAAVKAKAEAGLAAGLSVIVCVGETEAQRDSGEAEAVVATQLDGSLPRGEGVAERVTVAYEPVWAIGTGRTPTIEDIAAMHRSIRARLGEIYGEAGAQVRILYGGSVKPENASEILATEEVGGALVGGASLTAESFVGIIVAATERAE
- a CDS encoding CTP synthase encodes the protein MARYIFITGGVVSSLGKGLMAASLAALLQARGYKVRIRKFDPYLNVDPGTMSPYQHGEVYVTDDGAETDLDLGHYERFTGVSARQSDNVTSGRIYQQIIARERRGDYLGATVQVIPHVTDAIKEFALAETDDLDFVLCEIGGTVGDIESLPFIEAIRQLRNELGRDNTCVVHVTLVPYISAAGELKTKPTQHSVRELTSLGVQPDLLLCRCEHPLPPSERAKIALFCNVRPEAVIQALDASSIYAVPLQYHAEGLDEQVLSHFSLETSAPNLSRWTDIVDRYENPEGEVTIAVVGKYVGLPDAYKSLNEALVHGGMANRVRVKIKWIDAEIFEQADSDIAAQLEPMHAILVPGGFGTRGSEGKIASVRFARERNVPFFGICLGMQMACIEGARNTAGISDASSTEFGETSEPVVGIITEWMGAEGLQTRSAEGDMGGTMRLGAYEAVLAGNSHVSTIYGGTTNISERHRHRYEVNSAYKEPLEKGGLVFSGMSPDGLLPEIVERPDHPWFVGVQFHPELKSKPFDPHPLFAGFIAAAVRQSRLV
- a CDS encoding anthranilate synthase component I family protein, with product MLPENAEAARSRLAAGEPALVWRQLVADTETPVGAALKLIEPGRGDFLLESVEGGEVRGRYSLLGLDPDLVFRATGHSCEVNRSWKLDREAFEPLPGDSLAELRQLADSCRIDVPKGLPPALACLVGYFGYETIGLVENLPRAPQSELAVPDVLFARPTLILVFDGLSDALFAIAPLWADGSEPQRAVELAGERIDAALARLSAASPAPHRDLGLPEMALEPVMPAEDYEAMVLKAKEYITAGDIFQVVLAQRFTCPFPLPPFALYRALRRVNPSPFLYFLDLPGFAVVGSSPEILVRVRNGEVTIRPIAGTRPRGTTEEDDIEAERSLLADPKECAEHLMLLDLGRNDVGRVAAADSVKVTASFTIERYSHVMHIVSNVVGRLDPSKDALDALFAGFPAGTVSGAPKIRACQVIAELEPETRGPYAGGVGYFAPDGSVDSCIVLRTAVVKDGVMHVQAGAGIVADSDPAYEAAECRHKAGALIAAAKEAARVAGEAGFGQ
- a CDS encoding peptidyl-prolyl cis-trans isomerase, producing the protein MLQFFRNFFKSKIGVVVTLGFLALIALAFASSDVANTSVFGGVSGGDRVAVVGDRRIDAADLKENLTASLERERQQQPTLTMQTFLNAGGLESTLKQLLQRTSLAVFGENHGMRAGNRLVDSQIVQIAAFQGADGSFDENAFRAAIAQQGLSETMVRNDLGMGLLARQLITPITFSPVMPHSAVQQYASLLRERRHGTVALIPSAAFAPQGDPTAAQLQAFYTANRNNFVRPERRVIRYATFGEEALGNRPAPTEAQIAARFKRDQAKFAPTERRTFTQVIVPTQAAANALVAEVQGGKALDAAARSKGLATASIGPSTRAEFAASASPSVAQAAFATERGALAAPARGGLGWYVLRVDQIDRVPGRTLEQARGEIVAELAEEQRRTAFADMTARIEEEIEGGRSLGEVAQELKLTLATTAPATADGRLYGNPTETLPQMLAPVLKVAFDMEEGQPQLTEIVAGQTVLVYEVTEITPSATAPLAEIKPDVIALWRRDEGSKAAKAASERVMQRLAQGTDLAAAVAAEKKAIPAPQTLNIDRQEMARIGRVPSSLALFFSMAAGTVKKLEAPQDEGWFIVKLDKIEAGAVPANDPILTTTLNQLGRITAEEYVEQFVNAAQDDVGVERNQTAIDAVVASLTGTQAD
- the secG gene encoding preprotein translocase subunit SecG; its protein translation is MSLFLFLTVIQAIIAAALVGIVLMQRSEGGGLGIGGGGSPGGLMNARGAADFMTRATKWLAICFVTLAIVLAALAVDTTTGRDIDTSLDRSVAPVQDPLAPVTQTGPGLDQPVGGAATPAQTAPATKDPLAGTAE